A genomic region of Solanum dulcamara chromosome 2, daSolDulc1.2, whole genome shotgun sequence contains the following coding sequences:
- the LOC129880236 gene encoding pentatricopeptide repeat-containing protein At1g59720, chloroplastic/mitochondrial isoform X2 translates to MILATTPQRPTPLVSINTNTSEHRRHILQILTQCTSISQLKQVHAYTLRTIPLDHPDALFLYSRIIHFASLNDLDYTFKVFGNLQNPNSFIWNTLIRACAHSNDRKGEAFLLFHRMVKSVEPDKHTFPFVLKGCAYLFALYEGKQAHGVALKLGFDSDVYVNNSLVHFYSSCGCLKDARKVFDKMPERSLVSWNVMIDALVQSSEFENALRMFSEMQKVFEPDGYTMQSVLDACAGLGALSLGMWGHAYILRKYESYLDFDLLVNNCLLNMYCKCGSVDIAVQVFERMSRRDLNSWNAMILGFAIHGEVEAAFRCFDQMVNKRVVPDSITFVGILSACNHRGLVDEGRSYFDKMVSKYKIRPVLEHYGCLVDLLARAGCIDKALDAVSNMPMKPDAAIWRSLLDGCCKKNADIEFSEEMARKVIESEGSDTSGVYVLLSRVYATANRWDEAGMIRKLMTDKGIRKDPGCSSIEINGVFHEFFAGDTSHLHTREIYDFLDVIEKRLKAAGYVPDLSHASTVDELDNGKRQSLKLHSERLAIAYGLLKKPGTPLRIFKNLRICSDCHNVTKLISKVFDVEIIVRDRIRFHHFRNGSCTCKDYW, encoded by the coding sequence ATGATTCTAGCAACTACACCACAAAGGCCAACTCCTCTAGTTTCCATCAACACCAACACTAGTGAGCATCGACGCCATATCCTCCAAATCTTAACTCAATGCACTTCCATTTCTCAGCTCAAACAAGTACACGCCTATACTCTTCGTACAATCCCATTAGACCACCCAGATGCCCTTTTCCTCTACAGCAGAATTATCCATTTTGCTTCCTTGAATGATCTTGATTATACTTTTAAAGTCTTTGGTAATTTACAAAACCCCAATTCCTTCATATGGAATACTCTTATTAGAGCTTGTGCTCATAGTAATGATCGTAAAGGTGAAGCCTTTTTGCTTTTTCATCGAATGGTTAAGAGTGTTGAGCCTGATAAACATACGTTCCCATTTGTGCTGAAGGGTTGTGCTTATCTTTTTGCTCTTTATGAAGGGAAACAAGCACATGGGGTTGCTTTGAAACTTGGGTTTGATTCAGATGTGTATGTGAATAACAGTTTGGTTCATTTTTATTCGTCTTGTGGGTGTTTGAAGGATGCGAGGAAGGTGTTTGATAAAATGCCTGAGAGAAGTTTGGTTTCTTGGAATGTTATGATTGATGCTCTGGTTCAATCGAGTGAGTTTGAAAATGCTTTGAGAATGTTTTCGGAGATGCAAAAGGTGTTTGAGCCTGATGGGTATACGATGCAGAGTGTTCTTGATGCTTGTGCTGGTTTGGGTGCGTTATCTTTAGGGATGTGGGGTCATGCTTATATTTTGAGGAAGTATGAGAGTTACTTGGATTTTGATTTGTTGGTGAACAATTGTTTACTGAACATGTATTGTAAATGTGGTTCGGTGGATATAGCTGTTCAGGTTTTTGAGAGGATGAGCAGACGTGATTTGAATTCTTGGAATGCAATGATACTTGGATTTGCAATTCATGGCGAGGTTGAAGCAGCGTTTCGTTGTTTTGACCAAATGGTTAATAAAAGAGTAGTGCCTGACTCGATCACATTCGTTGGTATCTTGAGTGCTTGTAATCATAGGGGCTTAGTTGATGAGGGTCGTAGCTATTTTGATAAAATGGTTTCCAAGTATAAGATTAGGCCTGTTTTAGAGCACTATGGTTGTCTAGTTGACCTTCTGGCACGTGCGGGGTGTATTGACAAAGCTCTTGATGCTGTATCAAACATGCCAATGAAACCTGATGCAGCAATATGGAGGAGTCTTCTTGATGGTTGCTGCAAGAAAAATGCTGACATAGAGTTCAGTGAAGAAATGGCTAGGAAAGTAATTGAATCTGAAGGCAGTGACACTAGCGGTGTTTATGTTCTTCTCTCAAGAGTATATGCAACAGCTAACCGATGGGACGAAGCTGGAATGATTAGGAAATTGATGACCGATAAGGGTATTAGAAAAGATCCGGGTTGTAGTTCCATTGAAATTAATGgtgttttccatgaatttttcGCTGGAGATACTTCTCATTTGCATACTAGAGAAATTTACGACTTTTTGGATGTTATagaaaaaagactcaaagcaGCAGGGTATGTTCCTGACCTGTCACACGCATCAACGGTTGATGAACTTGATAATGGGAAGAGACAGTCGCTTAAACTGCATAGTGAGAGACTTGCCATTGCTTATGGACTTCTGAAAAAACCAGGTACTCCTTTACGCATTTTCAAGAATTTGCGTATATGCAGTGACTGTCACAATGTAACcaaattaatttcaaaagtCTTTGATGTTGAAATTATTGTTAGAGATCGTATTCGGTTTCATCACTTTAGGAATGGGTCCTGTACTTGCAAAGATTATTGGTGA